From one Pan troglodytes isolate AG18354 chromosome 13, NHGRI_mPanTro3-v2.0_pri, whole genome shotgun sequence genomic stretch:
- the LOC129143359 gene encoding small cysteine and glycine repeat-containing protein 9: MGCCGCGSCGGCGGGCGGGCGGCGGGCGSCTSCRCYQVGCCSSCCPCCRGCCGGCCSTPVICCCRRTCSSCGCGCGKGCCQQKSCCQKQCCC, encoded by the coding sequence ATGGGTTGCTGTGGTTGTGGAAGTTGTGGTGGCTGCGGTGGTGGCTGCGGTGGTGGCTGCGGTGGCTGTGGTGGTGGCTGTGGCAGCTGCACCAGCTGCAGGTGCTACCAGGTGGGCTGCTGCTCCAGCTGCTGCCCCTGCTGCCGCGGCTGCTGTGGAGGCTGCTGCAGCACACCCGTGATCTGCTGCTGCCGCCGCACCTGCAGCTCGTGTGGCTGCGGCTGTGGGAAGGGCTGTTGCCAACAGAAATCCTGCTGCCAAAAGCAATGCTGCTGCTAG
- the LOC104005404 gene encoding small cysteine and glycine repeat-containing protein 7 gives MGCCGCGGCGGCGGRCGGCGGGCGGGCGGGCGSCTTCRCYWVGCCSSCCPCCRGCCGGCCSTPVICCCRRTCSSCGCGCGKGCCQQKCCCQKQCCC, from the coding sequence ATGGGTTGCTGTGGTTGTGGAGGTTGTGGTGGCTGCGGTGGCCGCTGTGGTGGCTGCGgtggtggctgtggtggtggctgtggtggtggCTGTGGCAGCTGCACCACCTGCAGGTGCTACTGGGTGGGCTGCTGCTCCAGCTGCTGCCCCTGCTGCCGCGGCTGCTGTGGAGGCTGCTGCAGCACTCCCGTGATCTGCTGCTGCCGCCGCACCTGCAGCTcatgtggctgtggctgtgggaAGGGCTGTTGCCAGCAGAAATGCTGCTGCCAGAAGCAATGCTGCTGCTAG